TATTATTAATTCTGGCTACTTTCGGATTTGGTTTCATTGGATTTATTGATGATTATATAAAAATTGTTAAGAAGAGAAACCTTGGGTTAAAAGCTTATCAGAAGTTCGTGGCACAAGTAGTATTAGCCATTATTCTGGCTTTATATCAGTCAAACACTTCAATAGTAGAGACTAAGGTTATAATACCATTTTTAAATAATCAATATTTAGACCTAGGGATATTATATATACCATTTATAGTTTTTGTAGTAGTTGGTACAGTAAATAGTGTTAATTTAACTGATGGTCTTGACGGTTTAGCGTCAGGGGTTTCAATAATAGTATTTTCATTCTTTAGCTTAGTTGCTATAAATTGGGGAATGAATAGTATTGCAATATTTTCATCATCACTAATTGGAGCTTGTTTGGGCTTCCTTATTCATAATGCACACCCTGCAAAAGTATTTATGGGTGATACAGGTTCACTTGCATTAGGCGGAGCTATATCAGCAATTGCAATTTTAATGAATTTATCACTACTGCTTCCAATAGTAGGGGGAATTTTCTTTATTGAAACATTATCTGTCATAATACAAGTATTATCTTTTAAGTTAACAGGTAAGAGGGTTTTTCTTATGTCACCTTTGCACCATCATTTTGAACAGAAAGGATGGAAGGAGACTAAAATAGTTGGAATGTTTTGGTTTATAACTGCTATTCTATGTATTATTGGAGTAATTAGTTTAAATTAATGAAAGAAAGGTGTTCTTATGAACCTAATTAACAAAAAAGTTTTAGTATTTGGATTAGGAATTACTGGTGTGTCAACTATTAAGGCACTGCATAAACTAGGTGCAAAGATTTCGGTTTGTGATACTAAAACTGAATCAGAGTTAAATAAAATATTGATAGGGCTTAAAGATATACCTATGGAATTACATTTAGGTAGTGATGATTTTGACTTAAATGAGATAGACTTGGTTATTAAAAGTCCTGGTATACCGCCTAGTTCAAAATTGATTAAAAAAGCTATTCATGACAATGTTGAAGTTATTACTGATTTAGAACTTGCTTACAGAATTTCTTCAACAGAGAATATTATTGCAATAACTGGAACAAATGGTAAGACAACATGTACGGTTTTGACTGGTGAGATATTTAAAAAAGCAGATTTTAAAACACATGTAGTGGGAAATATTGGAGTAGGTATATTAGATGAAATAATATTTACAGGTGAAGAAGACGTATTTATAATAGAAGCTAGTAGTTTTCAATTGGAAAACACATCAGTATTCAAACCAAAGGTTGGACTTATAACAAATATAACTCCAGATCACCTAGATTGGCATGGAACGTATGAAGAATACATAAATGCTAAATTTAAAATCTTTAGGAACCAGGGAACAAAGGACTACATGATTTTAAACTATGATGATAAGAGACTAAGAGACATGAAGGATGAAATCAAAAGTAAGATTATTTGGTTTAGTATTCAAGAAAAACTGAGCAAAGGAATTTATATTGAAGATGAATATATAATAATAAATGATGGACTAAATGAGATAAAACTAATAAAAGCAGATGAATTGAAAATACTTGGTAAGCATAATTTAGAGAACGCATTAGGTTGTATAGGTATTGCCTTAGCAATGAAAGTAGATTTAAATATTCTAAAAGATGTTCTTAGGACTTTTAAAGGGGTTGAGCACAGGCTTGAATTTGTTACAAAAAAAAGAGAGATTTACTTTTATAATGATTCAAAAGGAACAAACCCTGATGCTAGTATAAAGGCTATTGAAGCAGTAAAATCTCCTATTATTTTAATAGCTGGGGGCTATGATAAGGGTACTGAATTTGATAGTTTCATTAAGGAATTTAAGGATAAGGTTAAAGCACTTATTCTATTAGGAGATACAAAAGATAAATTGAAAAAGGCTGCTTTAAATAACAATTATACTTCAATTTATGAAGTGAATTCTATTAAAGAAGCAGTGGATCTTTCTTATGAACTTGGTAATGAAGGAGACAATGTATTATTATCACCTGCATGTGCAAGTTGGGATATGTATAGAAATTACGAAGAAAGAGGCAATGATTTTAAAAATCATGTTTTAACCTTAATGGAGTGATTTTATGAATAAAGATAAAAAAGTTGTTAAGAGGAAATCAGCAGATTTCATTTTATTAATTGCTACTATTTCACTTGTATTTGTTGGGATAGTAATGGTTTTTAGTTCAAGTTGGCCAGAAGCTATGGTTGAATTTAATGATGGTTATCATTTTTTAAAAAAACAGCTTACATCAGCTACTCTAGGATTTATTGCCTTACTTTTTACAATGAATATAGATTATCGGTTATTTAAAAAATTTGCTGTACCAATATATGTTTTATCACTTTTGTCAGGTTTATTATTATTTACACCTCTAGGTGTAGAGCTGAAAGGTGCAACTCGTTGGATAAATTTAGGTTTTACTACATTTATGCCTTCTGATGCAATAAAGGTTGGCTCAATAATTTTTTTCGCTTCCTTTTTAGCAAATAAGAAGGATAAAGTGGGTACTTTAGTTCAAGGAACAATTCCAGCACTGATTTACATAGGATTATCTTGTGGATTAATATTCCTCCAACCTGATTTAGGTACTACTGTTACATTAGCAGCTACATTAATGGCAATGTTTTTCGTTGCAGGTATGAAAATATCGCATTTATCTGCCATGATTATAGGGGCTGCAGCTTTTTTATTTTACGCAATAGCAGGTGAAGGAAATGAATATAGAATGAGCCGTTGGACTACATTCTTAGACCCTTTTGCTGATAAATTAGGAGATGGATGGCAAGTAGTACAATCTCTATATGCACTGGGTTCAGGAGGATTATTTGGGTTAGGCTTAGGTAAAAGTAGACAGAAGTTTTTCTATATTCCAGAAGCATATAATGACTTTATATTCTCAATAATAGGTGAGGAATTAGGTTTATTTGGTACATTATTAGTGTTGTTTTTATTTCTAATACTGATCTGGAGAGGTGTAATTATTGCATTAAAAACAGATGATTTATTTGGATGTTATTTAGCATCGGGTATAACTGCATTAATAACGATTCAATCTCTTATTAATATAGCTGTAGTAACTTCATCTATACCAACGACAGGAATTACCCTGCCATTTATAAGCTATGGAGGAACTTCATTATTATTTTATATGGCATCAGTTGGAATATTACTTAACATCTCTAGACATGCAAAATTAGATAGGAGTTGAAACTATGAAATATTTGATTACTGGAGGGGGCACTGGTGGGCATATTTATCCTGCCTTAGCCATCGCTAGTGAAATTAAGAGATCTAATCCAAATGCGGATATTCTATATATTGGTACTAAAAGTGGACTAGAAGCAGAGTTAGTACCAAAAGCTGGATTTGAGTTTAAGGCTATTAGGGTTAAAGGAATGCCTAGACGATTAAATAAGTCATCTTTAATAGCCTTAAGAGAGTTGATGTATGGGCTTAGTGACTCGAAAAAATTAATAAGGGAATATAAGCCAGATATAGTCATTGGTACAGGTGGTTATGTAAGTGGTCCGGTTGTATATATGGCTAAGAAATTAAAGGTTCCTGCATTAATCCATGAACAAAATGTTTATCCGGGAATAACAAATAAAATCCTTTCAAGATTCGTAGATAAGATTGCAGTTACCTTTGATGATGCAAAACAATATTTCAAACATCCGGAAAAGGTAGTTAATACTGGTAATCCAATTAGAGGTGAAATATTAAAAGTTAATAAAAAAAATGCTTATGATAAATTGAAAATAAATCCTGAGAAACCATTCATTCTGTCATTTGGTGGCAGTGGAGGCCAAAAAAAATTAAATGAATGTTTCTATGAATTGATAAAAGGTTATAAAGATGTAGATAATTACCAATTAATACATGTTACAGGTGCCAGATTTTATGATGATTTTATGAAAAAATTATGCGATGATGGAATTATAATAAATTCTAATATAAGAGTCTTACCTTATTTTTATGAAATGCCAGATGCATTAAATATAGCAGATTTAATAGTTACTAGCGCAGGTGCGATTACACTTGCTGAAATATCAGCCGTTGGAGTACCAAGCATTCTTATTCCAAAGGCTTATACAGCAGAAAATCACCAAGAATTCAATGCAAGAACATTTCAAGAAAAAGGTGCTAGTGTAATGATTCTTGAAAAAGATTTGAGTTATATAAAATTAAGGAATATAATAGATGAATTGATTAATAATAAGCAAGAATTAAGAAATATGTCGTTAAATAGCAAAAAGATGGGTAAAATCAATGCAGCAAGATTAATTGTGGCTGAAGTTGATAGTCTACTTAAAAAAAAGTAACCCCTAAAATTCCATTGCATAGTATATTGATATAGTGCAATGGAGGTGGGTGAATGGAAAAGTATATTATTAATGGAGGGTATAAATTATCTGGAGAAATTAGTATTCAAGGTGCAAAGAACTCTGTACTACCCATATTAGCAGCTACTGTTATATCAGGAGGAACAAGTATTGTCTCAAACATTCCAAAATTAAGGGATGTTGATATGATGGTTAAAATACTATCTTCATTAGGAGCTGATGTATCTCTTGAAGGTGATGTACTTGTAATTAATTCTTCCCAAATAAATAAAATTGAAGTACCCGAAGAATTAGTAAGAGAGATGAGATCATCCATAATAATTATGGGAGCAATGCTAGCTAGATTTGGAGAGGTAAAAATAGCTTTTCCAGGAGGATGTGAAATAGGGCCAAGGCCTATAGATTTACATCTAAAGTCCTTAAGACAAATGGGAGCAGTTATAGAAGAGGCTCATGGTTTTTTAGATTGCAAGACAACAGGATTAAAAGGTTGTGAAATTCAACTGGATTACCCATCTGTTGGAGCAACTGAAAATATAATGTTAGCTGCAGTAACTGCTGAGGGAGTTACAACTATACGTAACGCTGCAAGAGAACCAGAGATAATAGATTTACAGCACTATTTAAATGAGGCAGGGGCAAGGGTTGTAGGAGCAGGAACTAGTATAATAACAATAGAGGGTGTAGAGTCATTAAATGATTGTAATCATAGAATAATCCCTGATAGAATCGTTGCAGGTACGTATATGACTGCTGCAGCAATTACAAAAGGTGAAATTATAGTAAAAGATATTATTACTGACCATTTATTAAGTATTATAGCAAAATTAAGAGAAGCTGGTGCTATAATATATGCTAATGGCAGCGCTTTAAAAGTTATAGGACCAAATAAATTATATGCACTTGAAATGCTTCAAACGTTACCATATCCTGGATTTCCTACAGATATGCAAGCTCAGTTAATGGCACTTCTAACAATAGCTAATGGTACCAGTATAGTAAACGAAACTATATTTGAAAATAGATTTAAGCATGCAGAGGAATTAACAAGAATGGGTGCAAGTATAAAAACATTTGGTAAGGTTGCTGTGGTTAAAGGAGTAAAAGAATTAACGGGTGCTAAAGTATCCGCTAAGGATTTAAGAGGAGGAGCTGCACTGGTATTGGCTGGTTTAGTAGCACAAGGCACAACTGAAATAGAAAACATCTATCATATAAACAGAGGTTATGAAAGTATGGAGGAAAACCTTAATAAACTAGGCGCAAATATAAAAACTATTAAATAGCAGCTTTTGCTGCTATAGGAAAATTGGACAACTATTGAGGTGATATTGTGAAAAAAACCACAAGGGTTGAGAGGAAAAAAAGACGCAAAAGAATTTTTTTTAGGCTGATATTACTAAGTACTTTGATGTCTATTGCGGTCATATTTGCTTTTAATTCTGATTTTTTTTATATCGATTATATATTTGTAGAAGGAAATAAAAGTATTGTATACGATCAAATAGTCAACTCATCAATGATTGATAAGGGTGAAAATATATTTAGGATAAAAATTAAAGATTCAGAAGATGAGATAAAGAAAATGCCTTATATCAAAGAGGCACATGTAAAAAGAAAGATACCTAATAAAATATACATAACTGTGGAAGAAAGAGAGGTAGCTTATCAATTTAAAGTGTTATCTAGTTACATTTTATTGGATAAGGATGGATATGTACTAGAATTGACAGATGAACAAGTAGAAAATGTTCCAATATTTAACGGTTTTGACATATCAGATATAAAAGTAGGTGAAAGTATCTTAACCAATACAGCAAATGAAGCTCTAACTGTATTCTTTAATGATGATACTGTACTTAATACAATTAGTAAAATGTCGATAATAACATATGATGAATTAGAAAATGATGTAAATATTGATTTAATTAATGGTATAGGTGTTGCCTTTGGGTCCTTAGATAATGTAAAATATAAGATGAAGCTATTAGATAAAATATTAGTGGATATTGAAAAAAAACAAATACAGTGTAAAATGATTATAATGAATAAAGGAGAAAATCCTATATTGGTAACAGATAATTAATGGGAGGGATAAAATGAAAAAGACTCGTAATATGATGGCTTTAATACTTGTTTCTATATTTTTAGGATTAATTTTATCCATCCAGTTTAAAACGATTAATAAATCTATAGGCGAAGGTGTTTTACCTACTCAAAGAGCACAACAATTAGCTGTAGAGTTAAAAAAGGCTCAGCAGGAAAAAGAAGCCCAAACCAACAGAATTGAGGAACTGGAAAATAAAATCGAGCAGTATGAAAAGGGTGGGGTTGAAAATAATGTATATGCAGAAAACCTTTATAAAGATACTATGAAATATAGAGCATTAGCTGGTTATACAGATTTAGTAGGTGCAGGGATAGTGCTAGAAATACATGATCCTCCAGTAGATGTTCAATTTGGAGAAGGTTATAGCATTGTAGATGAGTTAGACTTGATTCTGCAAGTTATAAGTGTTCTGAATGCAGCTGAAGCAGAAGCTATATCAATAAATGATCAGCGATATACTGGTTTTACTGAAATAGTCAGAGCTGGTAATCATATTGAAATCAATGGTGTTTCTAATAGTTCTCCTATTACAATAAAAGCAATAGGAAATCCAGATACATTGGAATCAGCTTTGGCAATAAAAAGAGGAATAGTTTGGCAACTTAGAAATTATGATTATATAGTACATCTAACCCAAGATACTAATATAACCATACCTAAATATAGAAAAGTAAAAGAATTTATATATGCTAGCCCTGTAGAAGAAACTATGAATTGATTGGAGGAGTTTATATGAAAAAAAATAATCCAAAAATCATTTTAACAGTGTTTAGCATTCTAGTGGGTATATTAATAGCTACTCAGATGAAATTAAAAGTAGAATCAATAGCACCAGTAACAATTAAGTCTATACAGGATACAAAAAGTGAAGTTAATAATATTAATAACGAAATTTTAGAGTTAGACGAAATTATAAAACGAAAAGAGCAGGAACTTGAGATATTAGAAAATATTTCCAAGGGTGATCAAAATATTGTTGATATTTTATATGAAGATTTGGAAATTAATATGGCTAACTCAGGGCGAACAAGTTTAGAGGGACCAGGCATAAGAATTACAATGTATGACAATATGGATAGTGAGATAATTGGTTTTGATATAAATGATGATGTTATACATGATGTAGATATATTAAATATATTAAACGATTTAAAAATAGCTGGTGCAGAAGCTATTAGCATCAATGACCAAAGGGTAGTTTCCACATCTGAGATAAAATGTGGAGGACCGATTATAAAAATCAATGGAAGGAGTATAGGAACTCCTTTTGTAATAAAAGCAATAGGTGATCCGATGGTTTTAATGGCATCTGTTAATGCACCTGGAACGTATGGAGATACTCTTAGGTCAGTATTTTCCATAGGTTTTGAACCAGAAGTACAAGATAAGGTAGTAATCCCTGCATATAAAGGGAGTTTTAGTTATAAATATGCAAAACCAGTAGGAGAGGGTGAGTAAATGTTTTTTGCACTTATAGGAATATTAATTGGAGCTGTTATAGGATTTTTATTACCCTATACTTACAATACCGCATATTCATTATACATTTCAGTAGCTATACTAGCATGTCTGGATTCTGTTTTTGGTGGTATTAGAGCAAATCTAGAAGATAACTTTAGTATACAAATATTTTTATCTGGATTTTTTGGAAATGCCATACTAGCTGCATTTTTAGCTTACATTGGAGACCGTCTAGGAGTTCCGCTGTACTATGCAGCAATTTTTACTTTTGGTGGTCGACTTTTTGACAATTTTGGCGCAATAAGACGAATTTGGCTAAGGAAAAGAAAATCCGTTTGATATATTAAATCACACACAAATTGATAAGGGGGAATAATTAATGTTCGATTTTGATATTGATGTTGATCAATTCGCTAAAATTAAAGTAATAGGTGTAGGCGGTGGAGGAAATAATGCAGTTAATCGTATGGTAGAGTGTGGTGTTAGAGGAATTGAATTTGTTGCACTCAATACAGATAGACAAGCACTATATTCTTCTAGAGCTGAAACTAAGATACAAATAGGTGAAAAAATTACTAAGGGTTTAGGCGCAGGTGCCAACCCTGAAATAGGTGGTAAAGCCGCTGAAGAAAATAGAAACGACATTATGGAGTCTTTAAAAGGTGCAGATATGATTTTTATAACGGCAGGTATGGGTGGAGGAACCGGTACAGGTGCAGCACCTGTTGTAGCTGAAATAGCAAAAGAACTTGGAATTCTAACTGTAGGTGTCGTAACTAAACCATTTACATTTGAAGGTAAAAAGAGACAAGTTCAAGCTGAAAAAGGCGTTGAAGAATTAAAAAGCAAAGTTGATACATTGGTAACTATACCTAATGATAGATTGTTACAAATTGCAGATAAGAAGACTACTATGTCTCAGGCATTTATGATGGCTGATGAAGTTCTACAGCAAGGTATTCAAGGTATCTCTGATTTAATATCAGTTCCAAATCTAATAAATTTGGATTTTGCAGATGTTAAAACCATAATGTCAGCAAAAGGAATTGCTCATATGGGTATAGGATATGCCTCAGGGGATAATAGAGCAACAGATGCGGCTAAGCTTGCAATAAAGAGTCCATTACTTGAAACTTCCATTGAAGGTGCTAAGTCTGTTCTTTTAAATATAACAGGTGGATCTGATTTAGGAATATTTGAAGTTAATGAAGCTGCTGATTTAATAAGACAAGCAGTTGATCAGGATGCCAATATTATATTTGGTGCTGGTATTGATGAGAGCCTTGGTGAAGCAATTAAAATTACTGTAATTGCAACTGGTTTTGAAGAAAGACCAGAATCAGCTAATAAACAAAGCAAGTTAAATTCTGAATCTACTAAGAAAGAATCTAAAGATACTAATTCTAGCAGTGTACATATAGATGATACTGAAGAAGATTTAGATATTCCTATATTCTTAAGAAGAAGAGAGAGAAAATAATTTTATTTAGTTTTAATGTTGAAAAACGTATCTTAATGTTGAGATACGTTTTTTTTTTATGTATTAAACTGACATATTTCTCATATATATTATTTTATAATGAGGTTAAAGATTTACCTCTATTACTTAAATGAGATTGAACACTCGTATTTAAATACATGCTAAGTTTGATTATTAGAAGAGGCAGGAGAAGTAATTGTATATTGTACTAGAGTATTTGCTAATAGAAAACTTTATTATCAATTTTTTAATTCTTTATCTTACAAAAATACTAGTTAGGTCTAATGTTAGATACAGAAGGATTATTATAGGAGCAGCTATATCATCATTATATTCCCTTGTGTTTTTTTCCCCAAAGACACTATTTCTAACTTTACCTTTGCCTAAATTGATACTATCCGCACTACTAATAAGAATAACTTTTAAGTATATAAATTTTAAATTCTTTCTTAAAGAACTAATAGCATTCTACATAATATCATTTATCTTTGCTGGTGCTACTCTAGGTATATTCTACTCATCAAAAAGCAACACGAAAATATGGGATATGGGAATAGATATTTTAAATGGATTTCCAGTTAAGTACCTAATAATAGGAGTCTTGATAAGTCTTATAGGGGGCAAATTGATTTTTAAGTACTATCATCAGAAGGTTCTTAAGGAAAATTATATTATAGATCTAACTATAAGCTATAATGAACAGAATATTAAGCTAAGAGCACTTTTAGATACTGGAAATTCGTTAGTAGTACCTTTTACTAACAAACAAGTAGTAGTGGTGGAATATGAAAAACTAAAGGAAGTATTGCCTTCCAAGATGGAGGAATTAATTAGAGCAAATTGGGAGTGTAATTATAAGCTCATTGAAGAATTATTAAAAGATTTACAGGAACAAATAAATTTAACCTTAATCCCATTCAATTCAATAGGTAAAAGCGGTATGTTATTTGGATTTAAGCCTGACTATCTAATGTTTAATTACTTGGGGAATGAATATATAAAAAAGGATATTATAGTTGGCATCTTTTCAGGAACTTTGGAAAAAGAAATGGGATATAGTGGTCTTTTGCATTATGAATTAATAAATGGAGGAGTTGAGCATGAATATATTAAAGTACAAAATTAAACTTATAATTTATAAGTTGTTAAGGAAATTTAATCTGCTTGAAAGAATAGATTACATAGGCACAGGAGAATCACTTCCTCCACCTTTAAAACCAGATGAGGAACTTTTTTACTTAGAAAACCTAAGAAATGATGAATCTATTAAAGGTATATTAATTGAAAGAAACCTTAGATTAGTTGTTTATATAGCAAGAAAATTTGAGAATACTAAAGTTTCAATTGAAGACTTAATTTCCATAGGTACTATTGGTCTTATAAAGGCAGTTAATACATTTGATCCAGATAAAAAAATTAAATTAGCAACATATGCGTCAAAATGTATTGAAAATGAGATTTTAATGTATCTAAGAAAGACTAGTAAAATTAAGAATGAAGTATCTTTTGACGAACCATTAAATACTGATTGGGATGGGAATGAATTATTGTTATCAGATATATTAGGAACAGATGGTGACATAATTTTTAAATATTTAGAGGAGGAAGTAGATAAAACATTGCTATCAGAGGCTATTGAAAAACTTTCAAATAGGGAAAAAACTATAGTAGAACTACGATTTGGACTGTCAAGTGGTATGGAAAAGACTCAAAAAGAGGTAGCTGACTTATTAGGCATTTCCCAATCATATATATCTCGATTAGAAAAAAGAATTATTAAAAGATTGCGTAAGGAAATGGGTAGACTTTTATAATTAATAAAGATTTTATTTTACTAAAGCTTCGTTTGAAGCTTTTAATTTTTTTGGACAAAGTAACCATAGTATAAAAATACATGTGAGGGAAATAATTTTAATGAAAGGGGAAGTCATACATGAAAGGATGAATAGTATGCATATATCTAAGGTCGAGATCTGTGGTGTAAACACAGCTAAATTACCTGTACTTACAAATGAGGAAATGCAAAAATTATTTGTTAAGATAAAAGCCGGAGATTTAATGGCTAGAGAAACGTTTATAAAAGGTAATCTAAGACTAGTTTTAAGTATTATTCAAAGATTTAATCGAAGAGGAGAACCAGTAGATGATTTATTTCAGGTCGGATGTATTGGTTTAATAAAAGCTATAGATAATTTTGATTTAAGCCAGAATGTTAGGTTTTCAACATATGCTGTCCCTATGATAATCGGGGAAATCAGAAGATATTTAAGAGATAATAATTCTATTAGAGTAAGTAGGTCCCTTAGAGATATTGCATATAAAGCTCTACAAGCACGTGACCAATTAGTTCACAAAAATTCGAAGGAGCCGACTGTCAACGAAATAGCAGAAATATTAGGTTTACCAAAAGAAGATGTAGTATTTGCTTTAGAGGCTATACAGGAACCTATTTCTTTATTCGAACCAATTTACCATGATAGCGGAGATGCAATATTTGTTGTTGATCAGGTTAAGGATGAGAAAGAAGAGGATGATTTATGGTTGAGAGATATAACCTTAAAGGAAGCAATGGGGAAATTAAATACTAGAGAAAAAGAAATCTTGAACTTAAGATTTTTTGAAGGCAAAACTCAGATGGAGGTTGCTGATGAAATAGGAATCTCACAAGCTCAGGTTTCAAGACTTGAAAAGAATGCTTTGAGACAAATGAGAAAATACGTATAGATATTTTCTACCAAATTAATGTAATATTTTTGAATATATTTTATATATCTATAATGAGGTTAAAGATGTCCTCATCTTTAACCTCTGATTAAACAAATACATTAACGAGGTGGGATTATGTTAAAATTATCTGATATAAGAGAAAAAGAAGTAATAAATATTTACAATGGACAAAGACTAGGATATGTATCTGATTTTGAGATTGATTTAGATAAAGGTATAGTTACAGGAATAATATTACCTGGGGAGAATAAGGTGATGAGCTTCTTTTCTAAAACTAATGATATATTTGTTGATTGGAAAAAAATAATTAAGATTGGCAGCGATATAATCCTTGTAAACTTAAAGGATGAATAACATTAGACATTGTTATTTTGATATATTATAATTAAATATATCATAGGAGGGGAGATTTATGAAATGTCCATTTTGTGAAAACCTAGAATCAAAGGTGGTGGATTCAAGACCAACTGATGAAGGACAAGCTATTAGAAGAAGAAGAGAGTGTATTAATTGTGGAAAGAGATTTACTACATATGAGAAAGTAGAAGAAATTCCAATTATTATAGTCAAAAGAGATGGAAATAGGCAAACTTATAATAGAAATAAGTTATTGAATGGAATCTTAAAGTCCTGTGAAAAAAGACCTGTTTCTATGGATACTATAGAGAACATAGTAGATGATATTGAAAAAAACTTATACAATTCCCTCCAAAAAGAAATCACTTCTATTGAAATTGGAGAAATGGTTATGAACAAACTTAAAAATATAGATGAAGTTGCATATGTTAGATTTGCATCTGTTTATAGACAATTTAAGGATGTTAATTCTTTTATGGAGGAGCTAAAAAAAATATTGGATGAAGGCAGAACAAATTAATCTAAGCGCAATAATATTTGCTTAATATGCAGATATAATTGCGCTTTTTTAATATTTTTGTTAACAATCCACAACATTTTCGTCGCGTATTATGAGTATAGTATACTGCAGAGCTTTGACATGATTGGTATATAGTATTATTATACTTAGTGAAATACAAAACATAATAGCATTGAAAATAGTTATGATGCTGCTACTAAGAAATAGTATGATATTTAAGGAGGCTTTAAGATGATTTTTCCTAGACTTCTCATTAATACAAAGAAAATAAAGCAGAATACTGAAACTTTAGTAAAATTAACAAAAGATCATGGTATAGAAGTTGCTGGAGTAACAAAGGCATTTTGTGCAAATAATGATGTTGTACAAGCTATGGTGGATGGGGGGATAAAATTCTTAGCTGATTCACGTATAGAAAAT
The DNA window shown above is from Tissierella sp. Yu-01 and carries:
- the ftsZ gene encoding cell division protein FtsZ; this translates as MFDFDIDVDQFAKIKVIGVGGGGNNAVNRMVECGVRGIEFVALNTDRQALYSSRAETKIQIGEKITKGLGAGANPEIGGKAAEENRNDIMESLKGADMIFITAGMGGGTGTGAAPVVAEIAKELGILTVGVVTKPFTFEGKKRQVQAEKGVEELKSKVDTLVTIPNDRLLQIADKKTTMSQAFMMADEVLQQGIQGISDLISVPNLINLDFADVKTIMSAKGIAHMGIGYASGDNRATDAAKLAIKSPLLETSIEGAKSVLLNITGGSDLGIFEVNEAADLIRQAVDQDANIIFGAGIDESLGEAIKITVIATGFEERPESANKQSKLNSESTKKESKDTNSSSVHIDDTEEDLDIPIFLRRRERK
- a CDS encoding small basic family protein, producing the protein MFFALIGILIGAVIGFLLPYTYNTAYSLYISVAILACLDSVFGGIRANLEDNFSIQIFLSGFFGNAILAAFLAYIGDRLGVPLYYAAIFTFGGRLFDNFGAIRRIWLRKRKSV
- a CDS encoding DUF881 domain-containing protein; translated protein: MKKTRNMMALILVSIFLGLILSIQFKTINKSIGEGVLPTQRAQQLAVELKKAQQEKEAQTNRIEELENKIEQYEKGGVENNVYAENLYKDTMKYRALAGYTDLVGAGIVLEIHDPPVDVQFGEGYSIVDELDLILQVISVLNAAEAEAISINDQRYTGFTEIVRAGNHIEINGVSNSSPITIKAIGNPDTLESALAIKRGIVWQLRNYDYIVHLTQDTNITIPKYRKVKEFIYASPVEETMN
- the nrdR gene encoding transcriptional regulator NrdR; translated protein: MKCPFCENLESKVVDSRPTDEGQAIRRRRECINCGKRFTTYEKVEEIPIIIVKRDGNRQTYNRNKLLNGILKSCEKRPVSMDTIENIVDDIEKNLYNSLQKEITSIEIGEMVMNKLKNIDEVAYVRFASVYRQFKDVNSFMEELKKILDEGRTN
- a CDS encoding sigma-E processing peptidase SpoIIGA; the encoded protein is MYIVLEYLLIENFIINFLILYLTKILVRSNVRYRRIIIGAAISSLYSLVFFSPKTLFLTLPLPKLILSALLIRITFKYINFKFFLKELIAFYIISFIFAGATLGIFYSSKSNTKIWDMGIDILNGFPVKYLIIGVLISLIGGKLIFKYYHQKVLKENYIIDLTISYNEQNIKLRALLDTGNSLVVPFTNKQVVVVEYEKLKEVLPSKMEELIRANWECNYKLIEELLKDLQEQINLTLIPFNSIGKSGMLFGFKPDYLMFNYLGNEYIKKDIIVGIFSGTLEKEMGYSGLLHYELINGGVEHEYIKVQN
- the sigG gene encoding RNA polymerase sporulation sigma factor SigG, which produces MHISKVEICGVNTAKLPVLTNEEMQKLFVKIKAGDLMARETFIKGNLRLVLSIIQRFNRRGEPVDDLFQVGCIGLIKAIDNFDLSQNVRFSTYAVPMIIGEIRRYLRDNNSIRVSRSLRDIAYKALQARDQLVHKNSKEPTVNEIAEILGLPKEDVVFALEAIQEPISLFEPIYHDSGDAIFVVDQVKDEKEEDDLWLRDITLKEAMGKLNTREKEILNLRFFEGKTQMEVADEIGISQAQVSRLEKNALRQMRKYV
- a CDS encoding DUF881 domain-containing protein is translated as MKKNNPKIILTVFSILVGILIATQMKLKVESIAPVTIKSIQDTKSEVNNINNEILELDEIIKRKEQELEILENISKGDQNIVDILYEDLEINMANSGRTSLEGPGIRITMYDNMDSEIIGFDINDDVIHDVDILNILNDLKIAGAEAISINDQRVVSTSEIKCGGPIIKINGRSIGTPFVIKAIGDPMVLMASVNAPGTYGDTLRSVFSIGFEPEVQDKVVIPAYKGSFSYKYAKPVGEGE
- the sigE gene encoding RNA polymerase sporulation sigma factor SigE, with protein sequence MNILKYKIKLIIYKLLRKFNLLERIDYIGTGESLPPPLKPDEELFYLENLRNDESIKGILIERNLRLVVYIARKFENTKVSIEDLISIGTIGLIKAVNTFDPDKKIKLATYASKCIENEILMYLRKTSKIKNEVSFDEPLNTDWDGNELLLSDILGTDGDIIFKYLEEEVDKTLLSEAIEKLSNREKTIVELRFGLSSGMEKTQKEVADLLGISQSYISRLEKRIIKRLRKEMGRLL
- a CDS encoding YlmC/YmxH family sporulation protein; translation: MLKLSDIREKEVINIYNGQRLGYVSDFEIDLDKGIVTGIILPGENKVMSFFSKTNDIFVDWKKIIKIGSDIILVNLKDE